A genomic stretch from Halichoerus grypus chromosome 5, mHalGry1.hap1.1, whole genome shotgun sequence includes:
- the PTAFR gene encoding platelet-activating factor receptor isoform X1: protein MCWQQNSRNKRGGSNWFWWRVDGGEDAVENGPDCATGFYHQLPLPTMATGANNSSRVDSEFRYTLFPIVYSIIFVLGVIANSYVLWVFACLYPSKKLNEIKIFMVNLTVADLLFLVTLPLWIIYYHNQGNWILPEFLCNLAGCFFFINTYCSVAFLAVITYNRFQAVTRPIKTAQDTTRKRGFSVSLVIWVAIVAAASYFFILDSTNVEPNKTGSGNITRCFEHYEKGSVPVLIIHVFLVFSFFLVFLIIFFCNLVIIRRLLMQPVQLQHNAEVKRRALWMVCTVLAVFIICFVPHHIVQLPWTLAELGFQNSSFHQAINDAHQVTLCLLSTNCVLDPIIYCFLTKKFRKHLREKFYSMRSSQKCSRATLETGTEMVMPLNHLPVHSLKK from the exons ATGTGCTGGCAACAGAATTCAAGGAACAAGAGAGGAGGGAGCAATTGGTTCTGGTGGAGAGTGGATGGTGGTGAAGATGCTGTTGAAAACGGACCAGACT GCGCAACAGGGTTCTACCACCAGCTGCCCCTTCCAACCATGGCGACAGGGGCAAATAATTCCTCTCGTGTGGACTCTGAGTTCCGATATACCCTCTTCCCGATTGTTTACAGCATCATCTTTGTGCTGGGGGTCATCGCCAACAGCTATGTGCTATGGGTCTTTGCCTGCCTGTACCCTTCCAAGAAACTCAACGAGATAAAGATCTTCATGGTGAACCTCACCGTGGCTGACCTGCTCTTCTTGGTCACCCTGCCCCTGTGGATCATCTACTACCACAACCAGGGCAACTGGATTCTCCCCGAATTCCTGTGCAACCTGGCTGGCTGCTTCTTCTTCATCAACACCTACTGCTCAGTGGCCTTCCTGGCTGTCATCACTTACAACCGTTTCCAGGCAGTGACCCGGCCCATCAAGACAGCTCAGGACACCACCCGCAAGCGTGGTTTCTCTGTGTCCCTGGTCATCTGGGTGGCCATTGTGGCTGCAGCATCCTACTTCTTCATCCTGGACTCCAccaacgtggagcccaacaaGACCGGCTCAGGCAACATCACACGTTGCTTTGAGCATTACGAGAAGGGCAGTGTGCCCGTCCTCATCATCCACGTCTTCCTCGTGTTCAGCTTCTTCCTTGTATTTCTCATCATCTTCTTCTGCAACCTGGTCATCATCCGCAGGCTGCTCATGCAGCCGGTGCAGCTGCAGCACAACGCAGAAGTCAAGCGCCGCGCGCTGTGGATGGTCTGCACGGTCTTGGCTGTGTTCATCATATGCTTTGTGCCCCACCACATCGTGCAGCTGCCCTGGACCCTGGCTGAGCTGGGCTTCCAGAACAGCAGCTTCCACCAGGCCATCAACGATGCCCATCAGGTCACTCTCTGCCTTCTTAGCACCAACTGTGTTTTAGACCCCATCATCTACTGTTTCCTCACCAAGAAGTTTCGCAAGCACCTCCGTGAGAAGTTCTATAGCATGCGCAGCAGCCAGAAATGCTCCCGGGCCACCTTGGAGACTGGCACTGAAATGGTCATGCCGCTCAACCACCTCCCTGTCCATTCCCTCAAAAAGTAG
- the PTAFR gene encoding platelet-activating factor receptor isoform X2 codes for MATGANNSSRVDSEFRYTLFPIVYSIIFVLGVIANSYVLWVFACLYPSKKLNEIKIFMVNLTVADLLFLVTLPLWIIYYHNQGNWILPEFLCNLAGCFFFINTYCSVAFLAVITYNRFQAVTRPIKTAQDTTRKRGFSVSLVIWVAIVAAASYFFILDSTNVEPNKTGSGNITRCFEHYEKGSVPVLIIHVFLVFSFFLVFLIIFFCNLVIIRRLLMQPVQLQHNAEVKRRALWMVCTVLAVFIICFVPHHIVQLPWTLAELGFQNSSFHQAINDAHQVTLCLLSTNCVLDPIIYCFLTKKFRKHLREKFYSMRSSQKCSRATLETGTEMVMPLNHLPVHSLKK; via the coding sequence ATGGCGACAGGGGCAAATAATTCCTCTCGTGTGGACTCTGAGTTCCGATATACCCTCTTCCCGATTGTTTACAGCATCATCTTTGTGCTGGGGGTCATCGCCAACAGCTATGTGCTATGGGTCTTTGCCTGCCTGTACCCTTCCAAGAAACTCAACGAGATAAAGATCTTCATGGTGAACCTCACCGTGGCTGACCTGCTCTTCTTGGTCACCCTGCCCCTGTGGATCATCTACTACCACAACCAGGGCAACTGGATTCTCCCCGAATTCCTGTGCAACCTGGCTGGCTGCTTCTTCTTCATCAACACCTACTGCTCAGTGGCCTTCCTGGCTGTCATCACTTACAACCGTTTCCAGGCAGTGACCCGGCCCATCAAGACAGCTCAGGACACCACCCGCAAGCGTGGTTTCTCTGTGTCCCTGGTCATCTGGGTGGCCATTGTGGCTGCAGCATCCTACTTCTTCATCCTGGACTCCAccaacgtggagcccaacaaGACCGGCTCAGGCAACATCACACGTTGCTTTGAGCATTACGAGAAGGGCAGTGTGCCCGTCCTCATCATCCACGTCTTCCTCGTGTTCAGCTTCTTCCTTGTATTTCTCATCATCTTCTTCTGCAACCTGGTCATCATCCGCAGGCTGCTCATGCAGCCGGTGCAGCTGCAGCACAACGCAGAAGTCAAGCGCCGCGCGCTGTGGATGGTCTGCACGGTCTTGGCTGTGTTCATCATATGCTTTGTGCCCCACCACATCGTGCAGCTGCCCTGGACCCTGGCTGAGCTGGGCTTCCAGAACAGCAGCTTCCACCAGGCCATCAACGATGCCCATCAGGTCACTCTCTGCCTTCTTAGCACCAACTGTGTTTTAGACCCCATCATCTACTGTTTCCTCACCAAGAAGTTTCGCAAGCACCTCCGTGAGAAGTTCTATAGCATGCGCAGCAGCCAGAAATGCTCCCGGGCCACCTTGGAGACTGGCACTGAAATGGTCATGCCGCTCAACCACCTCCCTGTCCATTCCCTCAAAAAGTAG